The following coding sequences are from one Fusobacterium perfoetens window:
- a CDS encoding LacI family DNA-binding transcriptional regulator, whose amino-acid sequence MKINDVAEYAGVSPATVSRVLNRKKVKEETRKKVEEAIKKLNYTPNFMASNLQRTKSGMLLILVPEISNPYYSPILEGVELTARSRGYNIILGSSYSSEEQLLDYLNLLNKKLVDGVILMEKVSKEKIIKKINDERLYNRIVQCSEYIDENNLSCITIDHKKAAYEAASHLISIGKREFYLFRMKKDFTYSVLRREGFIEALKDNGIELKRENEIILDELSIKESFKQMNILLNNRKIENAGIFAVSDVLGIGIIKALNLKNIKIPQDAAVVGFDNIDFSAVTEPSLTTISQPGYELGKESVKQLLKIIENGSVTPEKIILEHELIVRESTNRKSLK is encoded by the coding sequence ATGAAGATAAATGATGTTGCAGAATATGCAGGTGTATCTCCTGCAACAGTTTCAAGAGTCTTAAACAGAAAAAAAGTAAAGGAAGAAACAAGAAAAAAAGTAGAAGAAGCTATAAAAAAATTAAATTATACACCTAATTTTATGGCTAGCAATTTACAAAGAACAAAAAGTGGAATGCTCTTGATTTTAGTTCCTGAAATTTCAAATCCATATTATTCTCCTATTCTTGAAGGAGTTGAACTTACAGCAAGAAGTAGAGGTTATAATATAATACTAGGAAGTAGTTACTCATCAGAAGAACAACTTCTGGATTATTTGAATCTTCTTAATAAAAAACTTGTTGATGGTGTTATTCTTATGGAAAAAGTTTCAAAAGAAAAAATAATAAAAAAGATAAACGATGAAAGATTATATAATAGAATAGTTCAATGTAGTGAATATATAGATGAAAATAATTTATCCTGTATAACAATAGATCATAAAAAAGCAGCTTATGAAGCAGCAAGTCATCTAATTTCAATAGGAAAAAGAGAATTTTATCTTTTTAGAATGAAAAAAGATTTTACATATTCAGTTCTAAGAAGAGAAGGGTTTATAGAAGCTTTAAAAGATAATGGAATAGAATTAAAAAGGGAAAATGAAATTATTTTAGATGAACTCTCTATTAAAGAAAGCTTTAAACAAATGAATATACTTTTAAATAATAGAAAAATAGAAAATGCAGGGATATTTGCAGTTTCAGATGTGCTTGGAATAGGAATAATAAAAGCTTTGAATTTAAAGAATATAAAAATTCCTCAGGATGCAGCAGTTGTAGGATTTGATAATATTGATTTTTCTGCTGTTACAGAACCTTCTCTTACAACTATATCACAACCTGGTTACGAACTTGGAAAAGAATCTGTAAAACAGCTTTTAAAAATAATAGAAAATGGAAGTGTCACTCCTGAAAAGATTATACTTGAACATGAACTTATAGTAAGGGAAAGTACAAATAGAAAGTCTTTAAAATAG
- a CDS encoding substrate-binding domain-containing protein, with protein sequence MKSFFKVLVGVVLLSVVSFAKMLGIVMPNATHGFTGESIKHAKAAAEEYAKKGGFEYKFLTSAEASEQNNQLDTLINEKVDCIVLWPHNGNELRSGAMKVVEAGIPLIIYDRLIEGFKPTAEVMGDNFTVGEETGRYLNKYFEEDLKKGTVNIIEFKGDNSTVPQQRSEGFARTADKNIKIVQQFSTDWQRAKAQEQMETFLNSVSKEEAESIKAVFTHDDEPMLGVIDAIMNYQGPAKLNIKLITGVGGRRENIETFDIYKQELGLDQVTFLFSPVMVRDAVKMGAEVLEGKKFDGLYLIPTEMIDNNNYKEYMKGEQWKIRYESGI encoded by the coding sequence ATGAAGAGTTTTTTCAAAGTATTAGTAGGAGTAGTATTACTTAGTGTAGTATCTTTTGCAAAAATGCTTGGTATAGTAATGCCTAATGCAACTCATGGATTTACAGGTGAAAGTATAAAACATGCTAAAGCTGCAGCAGAAGAATATGCAAAAAAAGGAGGATTTGAATATAAATTCCTTACTTCAGCAGAAGCATCTGAACAAAATAACCAGCTTGATACATTAATTAATGAAAAAGTTGATTGTATAGTTCTTTGGCCTCATAATGGAAATGAACTTAGATCAGGAGCTATGAAAGTTGTTGAAGCAGGAATACCTCTTATTATTTATGATCGTCTGATAGAAGGATTTAAACCTACAGCTGAGGTTATGGGAGATAACTTTACGGTGGGTGAAGAAACAGGAAGATATTTAAATAAATATTTTGAAGAAGATTTGAAAAAAGGAACTGTAAACATTATAGAGTTTAAGGGAGATAACTCTACTGTTCCTCAACAGCGTTCAGAAGGTTTTGCAAGAACAGCTGATAAAAATATAAAAATAGTTCAGCAGTTCAGTACAGACTGGCAGAGAGCAAAAGCTCAAGAGCAAATGGAAACTTTCTTAAACAGTGTAAGCAAAGAAGAAGCTGAAAGCATAAAAGCTGTATTTACTCATGACGATGAACCTATGCTTGGTGTTATAGATGCAATAATGAACTATCAAGGACCAGCTAAACTTAATATTAAACTAATAACTGGTGTTGGTGGAAGAAGAGAAAATATAGAAACATTTGATATTTATAAACAAGAATTAGGACTTGATCAAGTTACATTCTTATTCTCTCCTGTAATGGTAAGAGATGCTGTTAAAATGGGGGCAGAAGTACTTGAAGGTAAAAAATTTGACGGATTATATTTGATACCTACTGAAATGATAGATAATAATAACTACAAAGAATACATGAAGGGTGAACAGTGGAAAATCAGATATGAAAGTGGTATTTAA
- a CDS encoding aryl-sulfate sulfotransferase N-terminal domain-containing protein, whose amino-acid sequence MLNKKEKSILILSFAVIVLGGITCVNKNKLADNVSSSHILNTIYKKNNHKKIKNEIYRKISDKDFRKIINDLSFEKLEVTNDILKETALVSALNSNDKKDFLKNLTSENQSYDKAQSTYKILNGFNALETISPEFSSYIKNEFGYNKENFNMNIIKEIPNSIIQKDKLVKLTLNENLKNIIKNLSYDNINKFSSLVEKNPSLVKILEKPFNSEEKDRFNLKSLDEKYFAQELDFENMQDIYAVSRDIAALGNLDSSLKDFFRINLSDFDYNKIANYGGLYLSDRKNEIEINKEYTSYNYTFENPYIKLNPYNRTPLGALVNFNTEYKDNPIKVTIKGIDGNPDFSYVLNKVSEQGIPVVGLYPNTNNKVNIKILSKNKNSVIKEKILSIKTEILDERLPIVVIEKDYEDLFPGTLEPGMNTASFITEEKSLPFIFDNYGKIRYVFNCDENMGRVILKKDKNDSWILDNGKTVIKTDSLGKVSGDKIEVKEYKELKVDDDLTKGYTVNHIQYLPKKNNLLIVYGFSSTTYSSAVFSEVDRETREEYFKARIYFKKSGIEENNIIFGERTKISPKNI is encoded by the coding sequence ATGCTTAATAAAAAAGAAAAATCAATTCTCATTTTATCATTTGCAGTTATTGTTCTTGGGGGAATAACTTGCGTAAATAAAAATAAGCTGGCTGATAATGTATCTTCAAGTCATATTTTAAATACAATTTATAAAAAGAATAATCATAAAAAAATTAAAAATGAAATTTATAGAAAAATAAGTGACAAAGACTTCCGTAAAATTATAAACGACCTTTCTTTTGAAAAACTTGAAGTCACAAATGATATTTTAAAAGAAACTGCCCTTGTTTCTGCCTTAAATAGCAACGATAAAAAAGACTTCTTAAAAAATCTTACATCTGAAAATCAAAGCTATGATAAAGCACAGAGCACATATAAAATTTTAAACGGATTTAATGCTCTTGAAACTATTTCTCCAGAATTTTCATCATACATAAAAAATGAATTCGGATATAATAAAGAAAATTTCAATATGAATATTATAAAAGAAATTCCAAATAGTATCATTCAAAAAGATAAACTTGTTAAGCTAACTTTAAATGAAAATCTAAAAAATATCATAAAAAACCTTTCTTATGATAATATTAATAAATTTAGTTCTCTTGTAGAAAAAAATCCATCTCTTGTAAAAATTCTTGAAAAACCTTTTAATTCAGAAGAAAAAGATAGATTTAATCTTAAAAGCCTTGATGAAAAATATTTTGCACAGGAACTTGATTTTGAAAATATGCAGGATATTTATGCAGTAAGCAGAGATATTGCTGCACTTGGAAACTTAGATTCTTCTTTAAAAGATTTTTTCAGAATAAATCTTTCTGACTTTGACTATAATAAAATAGCAAACTATGGTGGACTTTACTTATCTGACAGAAAAAATGAAATAGAAATTAACAAAGAATACACTTCTTATAATTATACTTTTGAAAATCCTTATATTAAACTTAATCCTTACAACAGAACTCCTCTTGGAGCTCTTGTAAATTTCAATACAGAATATAAAGATAATCCTATAAAAGTTACTATAAAAGGAATTGATGGAAATCCTGATTTCAGTTATGTTCTAAATAAAGTTTCAGAACAAGGAATTCCTGTTGTAGGACTTTATCCAAATACAAACAATAAAGTAAATATAAAAATACTTTCTAAAAATAAAAATTCTGTTATTAAAGAGAAAATTCTTTCTATAAAAACTGAAATTCTTGATGAAAGACTTCCTATAGTTGTAATAGAAAAAGATTACGAAGATTTATTCCCAGGAACTCTTGAGCCTGGAATGAACACAGCATCATTCATAACAGAAGAAAAATCTCTTCCTTTCATTTTTGATAATTATGGAAAAATAAGATATGTTTTTAATTGTGATGAAAATATGGGAAGAGTTATACTAAAAAAGGATAAGAATGACAGCTGGATTCTTGATAATGGAAAAACTGTTATAAAAACTGATTCACTTGGAAAAGTAAGCGGAGATAAAATTGAAGTAAAAGAATATAAGGAATTAAAAGTAGATGATGACCTTACAAAAGGATATACTGTAAATCATATTCAATATCTTCCTAAAAAAAATAATCTTCTTATTGTTTATGGATTCAGCAGCACAACATATTCAAGTGCTGTATTTTCTGAAGTTGATAGAGAAACAAGAGAAGAATATTTTAAAGCAAGAATCTATTTTAAGAAAAGTGGAATAGAAGAAAATAATATTATCTTTGGAGAAAGAACAAAAATTTCTCCTAAAAATATATAA